A genome region from Sphaerisporangium krabiense includes the following:
- a CDS encoding selenium-binding protein SBP56-related protein: MLIQPDPTFYPSAREAMRAPREKLAYVALLDTQGEGRPDGLATVDLDPDSPAYGTVVGVHDMTVPGDELHHFGWNVCSAALCPYAPHPHVERRYLVVPGLRSSRIYVFDVKDDPARPKLVKTIEPEVIFERTGYSRPHTVHCGTDAIYVSALGNVDGDAPGGVFMLDHDTFEPLGPWEADRGPQRLHYDFWWHLGHDTMITSEWGTPNMIEAGPDLDLLVGRRYGHKLHVWDLRKRTHQQEIDLGDQHQMALELRPAHDPTKTYGFVNTVISVEDLSANIFTWYLEDGVWKAKKTITIPAEPADPALLPEPLKQFGAVPPLVSDISLTLDDRILLVSAWGTGELLAFDVSDPLNPRQTGSVRVGGITGRAAHPGSPGTPRNGGPQMVEVSRDGRRAYFTNSLYRSWDEVFYPDGIDGWLVKADIAEDGSIALDPAFLVDFAADGRRPHQVRLQGGDSSSDSYCYP, translated from the coding sequence GTGCTCATCCAACCCGATCCCACGTTCTATCCCTCCGCCCGCGAGGCCATGAGAGCGCCGCGCGAGAAGCTGGCGTACGTCGCCCTGCTCGACACCCAGGGGGAGGGCAGGCCCGACGGACTCGCCACCGTCGACCTCGACCCCGACTCCCCCGCCTACGGCACGGTCGTCGGCGTGCACGACATGACCGTGCCCGGCGACGAGCTGCACCACTTCGGGTGGAACGTGTGCAGCGCCGCGCTGTGCCCCTACGCCCCGCACCCGCACGTCGAGCGGCGCTACCTCGTCGTCCCGGGGCTGCGCTCCTCGCGCATCTACGTGTTCGACGTCAAGGACGACCCGGCGCGGCCGAAGCTGGTCAAGACCATCGAACCCGAGGTGATCTTCGAGCGCACCGGCTACAGCCGTCCCCACACCGTCCACTGCGGCACGGACGCCATCTACGTCAGCGCGCTCGGCAACGTGGACGGCGACGCGCCCGGCGGCGTGTTCATGCTCGACCACGACACCTTCGAGCCCCTCGGCCCCTGGGAGGCCGACCGGGGGCCGCAGCGGCTGCACTACGACTTCTGGTGGCACCTCGGCCACGACACGATGATCACCAGCGAGTGGGGCACGCCCAACATGATCGAGGCCGGCCCCGACCTCGATCTGCTCGTCGGCCGCCGGTACGGCCACAAGCTGCACGTCTGGGACCTGCGCAAGCGCACCCACCAGCAGGAGATCGACCTCGGCGACCAGCACCAGATGGCGCTCGAGCTGCGCCCGGCCCACGACCCCACCAAGACCTACGGGTTCGTCAACACCGTGATCAGCGTGGAGGACCTGTCGGCCAACATCTTCACCTGGTACCTGGAGGACGGCGTCTGGAAGGCCAAGAAGACGATCACGATCCCGGCCGAACCCGCCGACCCGGCCCTGCTGCCCGAGCCGCTCAAGCAGTTCGGCGCGGTCCCGCCGCTGGTCAGCGACATCTCCCTCACCCTGGACGACCGCATCCTGCTCGTCTCGGCGTGGGGCACCGGCGAGCTGCTCGCCTTCGACGTGTCCGACCCGCTGAACCCGCGGCAGACCGGCTCGGTGCGCGTCGGCGGCATCACCGGGCGCGCCGCCCACCCGGGCTCCCCCGGCACGCCGCGCAACGGCGGCCCGCAGATGGTCGAGGTCAGCAGGGACGGCAGGCGGGCGTACTTCACCAACTCCCTCTACCGGTCCTGGGACGAGGTGTTCTACCCCGACGGCATCGACGGGTGGCTGGTCAAGGCCGACATCGCCGAGGACGGCTCGATCGCCCTCGACCCCGCCTTCCTGGTGGACTTCGCCGCCGACGGGCGCCGGCCGCACCAGGTGAGGCTGCAGGGCGGCGACTCCTCCTCCGACTCCTACTGCTACCCCTGA
- a CDS encoding vWA domain-containing protein: MKTRYLTGAVVALTFFLSACAAGEPVSTQSDGGAHAPAPTAPVPPEERRPSSSSSPAERSPAELSTFALDVDTASYGYAKTALKDGRLPAPGQVRPEEFVNAFRQGYAEPPGDGFSVQVDGARRDGGALLRVGLQTRTTDTAARRPANLTFVVDVSGSMGDPGRLDLVRESLHTLVDQLGPGDAVAIVSFSDQARLRLPMTGADRREDLHAAIDTLAVEGSTNLEAGLVTGYQEASRAFRPVATNRVVVLSDGLANTGDTTWQGILKRVEEHAARGVTLLCVGVGRDYGDALMERLADNGDGAAIYVSSREDARQVFVERLPAALDLRARDAKAQVAFNPATVESYRLVGYENRALAQEDFRDDTKDGGEVGPGHAVTALYEVRLKPGASGQLAVATVRWLDPDSRAPGEASRALEVAGLSGSLWEGAPTALQVDAVVAGFAQRLRGAGDGLLTENLGDLSDQATRLAALTQDPMVAELAELIRTAASLR, translated from the coding sequence ATGAAGACGCGATACCTCACCGGTGCCGTTGTGGCCCTCACCTTCTTCCTGTCGGCGTGCGCGGCCGGGGAGCCGGTGAGCACGCAGTCGGACGGCGGCGCGCACGCCCCCGCCCCCACCGCGCCCGTACCGCCAGAGGAACGGCGCCCCTCCTCCTCCAGCTCGCCCGCCGAACGTTCCCCCGCCGAACTGTCCACGTTCGCCCTCGACGTCGACACCGCCTCCTACGGGTACGCCAAGACCGCGCTGAAGGACGGCCGCCTCCCCGCCCCCGGCCAGGTGCGGCCCGAGGAGTTCGTCAACGCCTTCCGCCAGGGGTACGCCGAGCCGCCGGGCGACGGCTTCTCCGTGCAGGTGGACGGGGCGCGGCGGGACGGCGGCGCGCTGCTGCGGGTCGGCCTGCAGACCAGGACCACCGACACGGCCGCCAGGAGACCGGCCAACCTGACCTTCGTGGTCGACGTGTCCGGCTCCATGGGCGACCCGGGCCGGCTCGACCTGGTCCGCGAATCCCTGCACACCCTCGTCGACCAGCTCGGCCCCGGCGACGCGGTGGCCATCGTCTCCTTCAGCGACCAGGCGCGGCTGCGCCTGCCCATGACCGGCGCCGACCGGCGCGAGGACCTGCACGCGGCGATCGACACGCTGGCCGTGGAGGGCTCGACCAACCTGGAGGCCGGGCTGGTCACCGGCTACCAGGAGGCCTCCCGCGCCTTCCGGCCGGTGGCCACCAACCGCGTCGTCGTCCTGTCCGACGGCCTCGCCAACACCGGCGACACCACCTGGCAGGGCATCCTCAAGCGGGTCGAGGAGCACGCCGCGCGCGGCGTCACCCTGCTGTGCGTGGGCGTCGGCCGCGACTACGGCGACGCCCTGATGGAGCGGCTGGCCGACAACGGCGACGGCGCGGCGATCTACGTCAGCTCGCGGGAGGACGCCCGCCAGGTCTTCGTCGAGCGGCTGCCCGCCGCCCTGGACCTGCGGGCCCGCGACGCCAAGGCGCAGGTGGCGTTCAACCCGGCCACCGTCGAGTCCTACCGGCTGGTGGGCTACGAGAACCGGGCGCTGGCGCAGGAGGACTTCCGCGACGACACCAAGGACGGCGGCGAGGTCGGCCCCGGGCACGCGGTCACCGCGCTGTACGAGGTGCGGCTGAAGCCGGGCGCCTCCGGGCAGCTCGCGGTGGCGACCGTCCGCTGGCTGGACCCCGACAGCCGCGCGCCCGGCGAGGCCAGCCGCGCCCTGGAGGTCGCCGGGCTGTCCGGCTCCCTGTGGGAGGGCGCCCCCACGGCGCTGCAGGTGGACGCGGTGGTCGCGGGCTTCGCCCAGCGGCTCAGGGGCGCCGGGGACGGCCTGCTGACGGAGAACCTCGGCGACCTGTCCGACCAGGCGACGCGGCTCGCGGCCCTGACCCAGGACCCCATGGTGGCCGAGCTGGCCGAGCTGATCCGCACGGCGGCGTCGCTGCGGTGA
- a CDS encoding GlxA family transcriptional regulator yields MTHRVVVVALDDFATLDLGIPGQVFHIARRDDRRLYEVVTCSPGGRPVRGPAGYRVLPDHDLSVLATADTVLVPGIHGGGPVNDGTIDPELRDALRDAATRSRMMSICTGAFVLAAAGLLDGRRATTHWREAPRFRALFPRVRLDPDVLFIDDGDLLTSAGVAAGIDLCLHVLRRDHGSEIANRVARRCVTPPWREGGQAQFIERPLPEPGGATTAPTRAWMLERLADPLDLAAQARHARMSVRTYTRRFREETGLSPARWLTLQRVEHARHLLESTALPVDQVATRAGFGTATSLRQHLHATVGVAPLTYRHTFAARPES; encoded by the coding sequence ATGACCCATCGCGTCGTGGTCGTCGCGCTCGACGACTTCGCCACCCTCGACCTCGGCATCCCCGGGCAGGTCTTCCACATCGCCCGGCGGGACGACCGGCGGTTGTACGAGGTGGTCACCTGCTCGCCCGGCGGGCGCCCGGTCCGCGGCCCCGCGGGCTACCGCGTGCTCCCCGACCATGACCTGTCGGTGCTGGCCACGGCCGACACCGTCCTGGTCCCCGGCATCCACGGCGGCGGGCCGGTGAACGACGGCACGATCGATCCGGAATTGCGCGACGCCCTGCGCGACGCGGCGACCCGGTCGCGCATGATGTCGATCTGCACGGGCGCGTTCGTGCTCGCCGCGGCCGGGCTGCTGGACGGTCGCCGGGCCACGACGCACTGGAGGGAGGCCCCCCGCTTCCGCGCGCTGTTCCCGCGGGTGCGCCTGGACCCTGATGTGCTGTTCATCGACGACGGCGACCTGCTGACCTCGGCGGGCGTCGCGGCCGGCATCGACCTGTGCCTGCACGTGCTCCGCCGCGACCACGGCAGCGAGATCGCCAACCGGGTGGCCAGGAGGTGCGTGACGCCGCCGTGGCGCGAGGGCGGTCAGGCGCAGTTCATCGAGCGGCCCCTCCCCGAGCCCGGCGGCGCGACGACGGCCCCGACGCGGGCGTGGATGCTGGAGCGGCTCGCCGACCCCCTGGACCTGGCCGCGCAGGCCCGGCACGCCCGCATGAGCGTGCGCACCTACACGCGCAGGTTCCGCGAGGAGACGGGGCTGAGCCCGGCCAGGTGGCTGACCCTCCAGCGGGTCGAGCACGCCCGGCATCTGCTGGAGTCGACGGCGCTGCCGGTGGACCAGGTGGCCACGCGGGCGGGCTTCGGCACGGCGACCTCCCTGCGCCAGCACCTGCACGCCACCGTCGGCGTCGCGCCGCTGACCTACCGCCACACGTTCGCCGCCCGGCCGGAATCGTGA
- a CDS encoding MFS transporter, protein MTSTTDVVRRWRVHRAWVVAGVAFVAILGAAGFRATPGVLITPLEDEFGWTRGTISLAISVNLTLFGLVAPFAAALMDRLGMRRVVTFALLLVALGSGLTVLMTASWQLVALWGVLVGLGTGSMALVFVATVTDRWFVRHRGVVTGLLTAAGATGQLIFLPLLAWLAEGPGWRVAALAVAGSALAVVPLVWFLMRDRPEDVGLTALGAAPDAVPVPPSHGGAAARAVRVLRSAARTRAFWFLAGGFAICGASTNGLVGTHFIPAAHDHGMPETMAAGLLALIGVFDIAGTVLSGWLSDRVDPRVLLGVYYALRGASLLILPTLFSATTEPSMLVFIIFYGLDWVATVPPTVALCRRFYGPDGAVVFGWVFAAHQVGAAIAAVLAGLARDHLGQYDAAWYGAGALCALAALVSLRIGRGPLPPATPAPPVQEAAPAEAGRA, encoded by the coding sequence ATGACCTCGACGACTGACGTGGTACGGAGATGGCGTGTCCACCGGGCCTGGGTGGTGGCCGGCGTCGCCTTCGTCGCCATTCTGGGGGCCGCCGGGTTCCGGGCGACGCCCGGCGTGCTCATCACCCCCCTGGAGGACGAGTTCGGCTGGACGCGCGGCACCATTTCGCTGGCCATCTCGGTGAACCTCACCCTGTTCGGCCTCGTCGCGCCCTTCGCCGCCGCTCTGATGGACCGCCTCGGCATGCGCCGCGTGGTGACCTTCGCGCTGCTGCTCGTCGCCCTCGGCAGCGGCCTGACCGTGCTCATGACCGCGAGCTGGCAGCTCGTCGCGCTGTGGGGCGTGCTGGTCGGCCTCGGCACCGGCTCCATGGCGCTGGTCTTCGTGGCCACCGTCACCGACCGGTGGTTCGTCCGGCACAGGGGCGTGGTGACCGGCCTGCTCACGGCCGCGGGCGCCACCGGCCAGCTCATCTTCCTCCCTCTGCTCGCCTGGCTGGCCGAAGGACCCGGCTGGCGCGTCGCCGCCCTCGCCGTGGCCGGGTCCGCGCTCGCCGTCGTCCCACTGGTGTGGTTCCTGATGCGCGACCGCCCCGAGGACGTCGGCCTGACCGCGCTCGGCGCCGCGCCGGACGCCGTCCCCGTGCCCCCGTCCCATGGAGGCGCGGCGGCGCGCGCGGTGCGCGTGCTCCGGTCGGCGGCGCGCACCCGCGCGTTCTGGTTCCTGGCCGGCGGGTTCGCGATCTGCGGGGCCAGCACCAACGGGCTGGTCGGCACCCACTTCATCCCCGCCGCGCACGACCACGGCATGCCCGAGACCATGGCGGCCGGGCTGCTCGCGCTGATCGGCGTCTTCGACATCGCCGGCACCGTGCTGTCGGGGTGGCTCAGCGACCGGGTGGACCCCCGCGTCCTGCTCGGCGTCTACTACGCGCTGCGCGGCGCGTCCCTGCTGATCCTGCCCACCCTGTTCTCGGCCACCACCGAGCCCAGCATGCTCGTCTTCATCATCTTCTACGGGCTGGACTGGGTGGCCACCGTGCCGCCGACCGTCGCGCTGTGCCGCCGCTTCTACGGTCCCGACGGCGCGGTCGTGTTCGGCTGGGTCTTCGCCGCCCACCAGGTCGGCGCCGCCATCGCCGCCGTGCTCGCCGGGCTGGCCCGCGACCACCTCGGCCAGTACGACGCCGCCTGGTACGGCGCGGGCGCCCTGTGCGCGCTCGCCGCCCTCGTGTCGCTGCGCATCGGGCGCGGGCCCCTCCCCCCGGCCACGCCCGCGCCGCCCGTGCAGGAGGCCGCCCCGGCGGAGGCGGGCAGGGCGTGA
- a CDS encoding peptidyl-tRNA hydrolase — MNPPDQRVLPLVVRIERAAPPQRTDALEAAALAVLSLLNDERALSGEWAEPVTVWETIGIRKVVRRARGGEWRRVLDLPGITVAVRSAEVRVHPPVPLDAWPKDLSRLQVSGTDLADTAPPGEPAPGAAILWLNPSLEMSAGKAMAQAGHAAQLAWWGTDEPAREAWRADGLPVAVRVAGPRRWSALVDSGLPVVRDAGFTEIEPGSRTVVADAPWLRAGGHRPAGWGPLRNPSP, encoded by the coding sequence GTGAACCCGCCAGACCAGAGAGTGCTCCCGCTCGTCGTCAGGATCGAGCGGGCCGCCCCGCCGCAGCGCACCGACGCCCTGGAGGCCGCTGCGCTGGCCGTGCTCAGCCTGCTCAACGACGAGCGGGCCCTGAGCGGCGAGTGGGCCGAGCCCGTGACCGTCTGGGAGACCATCGGCATCAGGAAGGTCGTCCGCCGGGCGCGGGGCGGCGAGTGGCGGCGCGTGCTGGACCTGCCCGGCATCACCGTCGCCGTGCGCTCCGCCGAGGTGCGCGTCCACCCGCCCGTCCCGCTCGACGCCTGGCCCAAGGACCTGTCGCGGCTCCAGGTCTCCGGCACCGACCTCGCCGACACCGCGCCCCCCGGCGAGCCCGCGCCCGGCGCGGCGATCCTGTGGCTGAACCCCTCCCTGGAGATGTCGGCGGGCAAGGCCATGGCCCAGGCCGGGCACGCGGCGCAGCTCGCCTGGTGGGGCACCGACGAGCCCGCCCGCGAGGCGTGGCGGGCGGACGGCCTGCCCGTCGCGGTGCGCGTCGCCGGGCCGCGCCGCTGGTCCGCCCTGGTGGACAGCGGGCTGCCCGTCGTGCGGGACGCGGGGTTCACCGAGATCGAGCCCGGGTCGCGCACGGTCGTCGCCGACGCCCCGTGGCTACGGGCCGGCGGCCACCGCCCGGCCGGCTGGGGGCCGCTGCGCAACCCGTCGCCGTGA
- a CDS encoding Maf family protein produces MTEIVLASASPARLALLRSAGLDPKVIVSNVDEEAASARYADAPAELCLVLARAKASAVAAGLPEGLVIGCDSVLELDGRAHGKPETPEVAVERWRAMRGRTGTLYTGHCVIDAATGAQASAAGATVVRFGTPGDDEIAAYVATGEPLRVAGAFTLDGHGGWFVEGIDGDHGNVLGISLPLVRRLLAELGVQVTSLWKQGSLH; encoded by the coding sequence ATGACCGAGATCGTCCTCGCCTCCGCCTCTCCCGCGCGGCTCGCGCTCCTGCGCAGCGCCGGGCTCGACCCCAAGGTGATCGTCAGCAACGTCGACGAGGAGGCCGCGTCGGCCCGCTACGCCGACGCCCCCGCCGAGCTGTGCCTGGTCCTGGCCCGCGCCAAGGCGTCCGCCGTCGCGGCCGGCCTCCCCGAGGGGCTCGTCATCGGCTGCGACTCGGTCCTGGAACTGGACGGCCGCGCCCACGGCAAGCCCGAAACGCCGGAGGTGGCCGTCGAGCGGTGGCGCGCCATGCGCGGCCGCACGGGGACGCTGTACACCGGGCACTGCGTCATCGACGCCGCCACCGGCGCGCAGGCGTCCGCGGCGGGCGCGACCGTCGTGCGCTTCGGCACGCCCGGCGACGACGAGATCGCCGCCTACGTCGCCACCGGCGAGCCGCTGCGCGTGGCGGGGGCGTTCACGCTGGACGGTCACGGCGGCTGGTTCGTCGAGGGCATCGACGGCGACCACGGGAACGTGCTCGGCATCTCGCTGCCGCTGGTCCGGCGCCTGCTCGCCGAACTCGGCGTCCAGGTGACGTCGCTCTGGAAACAGGGATCTCTCCACTGA
- a CDS encoding EI24 domain-containing protein, whose product MNSMGRPVRRGVGGFADGVRYVLRGLGWVARNPRQWLFGLIPALLALVLYIVALVLLGTYAGDLAAWATPFADGWNSGLRQTVRVLLGVVIFALGLVLSVLTFTAATLAIGEPFYEKLSERVEQDLGGLEAVPEVPLWRSIPRSLRDSVITLGYALMFTIPLFVLGFVPVVGQTVVPVLAAAVSGFFLTVELTALAMERRGLARKQRFAVLRGDKAPALGFGVLLFLMFLVPFGAVVAMPAAVAGATIMVRERLAPGPAAQGHAPRPVHP is encoded by the coding sequence ATGAACAGCATGGGCCGGCCCGTCCGCCGCGGCGTCGGCGGCTTCGCCGACGGCGTCAGATATGTCCTTCGTGGTCTCGGCTGGGTCGCCCGCAATCCCCGCCAGTGGCTCTTCGGGCTCATCCCCGCACTGCTCGCGCTGGTCCTCTACATCGTCGCCCTGGTGCTGCTCGGCACCTACGCGGGCGACCTGGCCGCCTGGGCGACCCCCTTCGCCGACGGCTGGAACTCCGGCCTCCGCCAGACCGTGCGCGTGCTGCTCGGCGTGGTGATCTTCGCGCTCGGGCTCGTGCTGTCGGTCCTCACGTTCACGGCCGCGACGCTCGCGATCGGGGAGCCGTTCTACGAGAAGCTCTCCGAGCGGGTCGAGCAGGACCTCGGCGGGCTGGAGGCCGTGCCCGAGGTCCCGCTGTGGCGGTCCATCCCGAGGTCGCTGCGCGACAGCGTGATCACCCTCGGGTACGCGCTGATGTTCACGATCCCGCTGTTCGTCCTCGGGTTCGTGCCCGTCGTCGGGCAGACCGTCGTGCCCGTGCTGGCCGCCGCCGTGTCCGGCTTCTTCCTGACGGTCGAGCTGACCGCGCTGGCCATGGAACGCCGCGGGCTGGCCCGCAAACAGCGCTTCGCCGTGCTGCGCGGTGACAAGGCCCCGGCGCTCGGCTTCGGCGTGCTGCTGTTCCTGATGTTCCTGGTGCCGTTCGGCGCGGTGGTCGCGATGCCCGCGGCCGTGGCCGGCGCCACGATCATGGTCAGGGAGCGCCTGGCCCCCGGGCCCGCCGCCCAGGGACACGCCCCGAGACCGGTACACCCCTGA
- a CDS encoding DUF5990 family protein gives MLIHIHGTGLPGRVRAGDGTSPGYGNVHVGVQRRDRTREIMGIVPGDAPAALWTIECQAVEAPMDAVDIRGPYVHGRPGARFVYLSWGTVDDAGAFTMFQRAKLMFDAVPPAVARAALASGSLHARLCLTDAKGLPLCAAVRPPLVTWSTEPEIRFRGVPVSGRVPGRRARGPGAP, from the coding sequence ATGCTGATCCACATACACGGGACCGGGCTGCCGGGGCGTGTTCGCGCTGGTGACGGCACATCCCCGGGGTACGGCAACGTGCATGTCGGCGTGCAGCGGCGCGACCGGACCAGGGAGATCATGGGCATCGTCCCCGGCGACGCCCCGGCGGCCCTGTGGACGATCGAGTGCCAGGCCGTCGAGGCGCCTATGGATGCGGTCGACATCCGGGGGCCGTACGTCCACGGACGCCCCGGGGCCCGGTTCGTCTACCTCTCCTGGGGCACCGTGGACGACGCCGGGGCGTTCACGATGTTCCAGCGCGCCAAGCTCATGTTCGACGCCGTCCCCCCGGCCGTGGCCAGGGCCGCACTGGCCTCCGGATCGCTGCACGCCCGGCTGTGCCTCACCGACGCCAAGGGGCTGCCCCTCTGCGCGGCCGTCCGCCCGCCCCTCGTCACCTGGTCCACCGAGCCGGAAATCCGGTTCAGGGGTGTACCGGTCTCGGGGCGTGTCCCTGGGCGGCGGGCCCGGGGGCCAGGCGCTCCCTGA